The Helianthus annuus cultivar XRQ/B chromosome 11, HanXRQr2.0-SUNRISE, whole genome shotgun sequence region TACAACGGGTTGACGGGCCCAGACGATCACCTCCAGGTGTTTAAAGGTGCAGGAGCAACAGGCGGATGGAACTTACCAACATGGTGCCACCTGTTTGCTCAGACATTCGTTGGCGCGGCGCGCATTTGGTTCGACAACTTACCGGCTGGCAaaatcaaatcatgggtcgaTTTCCGAGAGAAGTTCTTAGCACACTTCTCTCAGCAGCGAAGACAAGCCAGAGATCCGGGTGATTGTCTGAACATATGGAGAAAAGACTATGAAAGCGTAGAAGATTTCATTACAAGGTACAACAAAGAATGTCTAGAGATCGGAGACATACCAGAGAAAATGATGCGCGCACACTTCATGCGAGCGGTCAAGTGCGACGATCTGGTTAAAAGAATCAAAGGGCGAGATGGAGGACCCAAAGactgggaaaccttcattgaagCGGCCAAGACTATTGCGCAGACAGACAGGCAACTGACCAGTGACGATCACCGTCAGCGCGCACACAACCACAACGATCGAAACAACAGAAGGGGCAGAAATCAACCCTGGAGGGCTTCTGGGAACAGAGAAAGAAGCCCCCACGGGACGATGCACGCCATACGATCAACCAGATAGCCCATCGAAAAGAAGTGAAGCGCGAAAATAGAGAAAAGCAGTGGACTCCACTAACCAAAACACCTTCTGAAGTTTTAGCCACAGAAAACCATCAGTTCAAACCACCCTTgcagatgcgcaacaaaaggggtcaAGACCCAAATCTCTTCTGTGAATTTCACAAAGATACGGGCCATTTAACCGATGATTGCTTTAGCCTAAAGCAAGAAATCGAAAGAGCCCTAAGAGACGGAAAGCTCACCCACTTAGTCAAAGGTGGAAAGCGCGATTACCGCCAGATACAAAGAAGAGACGAAGGGCCAGACAAAAAGAAGCTCAGAAAGTTAGAAACTCACATGGTACAAGGAGGTCCACGGCGACCAAGGAAACATTACAACAAGCGCGCGCAAGATGATTCATGGCGCGAGAAACAAGTGGTTTTTCCAGTTGTCAGGGGAGGTCCAAGAGAAAAGCGGCCAATAGTCATTCCAGGGGCGATCGGTCACTACCAGACAGATTACATCTTTATTGACCCCGGGAGCACCGCGGACATCATATATGAACAGTGTttcaatcaatttgaccaagaGGACAAGGCGCGCCTAGAGCCAGTCGACTACCCAttaactggtttctgcaacgaggCCGTCTTTCCCCTAGGACAAATATCATTCCCAGTATTACTTTCCGATGGGAGAAATTCAAGAACCGAAGAAGTCACATTCATGGTACTGCCGGCGCACTCTAGGCATGACATCCTCCTAGGAAGAGAATCACAAGGAGATTTCAACATGATCTGCTCCGCACCACATTCCGCTGTCGGTTTCCCCACCGAAACAGGCATTGCGCTGATATACGCCAGCAAAGAAGTTTTAGCAACAGACGACAGCAGACCAGCCAAAGCAAGCAAACCTGCACCGCGCATagaggcagaaaaatgggtattgaatAGCGCGTACCCAGAACAAACAGTCACTCTGGGGCCCGCAATGTCCGATCTAACGCGCGCGGCGCTAAAGAAACTACTGCATGACaacatggacgtgttcgcctggacactggctgatatggttggtgttccacggcaTATAGCAGAACACCGTCTAAACGTCTCCGAAGATGCCAAGCCAGTGGTGCACGCCAAACGCCACCTAGGCGACATCAAACATGATGCCATGAAAGAACAAGTGCTAGAGTTGTTAAGCGCAGGAATCATCAGGGAAGTCCGGTACCAAACATGGGTAGCAAGCCCAGTAATGGTAAAGAAACCGAATGGTAGTTGGCGAATGTGTGTCGACTACAAGGATCTGAACAAAGCGTGCCCCCGTGACTACTACGCTTTACCAGACATAGACGAGAAAATAGATTCTTTGGCAACGTTTCGGTGGAAATGTTTtctggattgctacaaaggataccaccAGGTCCAGATGGCTGTGCAAGACGAacataaaaccgcattccgcacaCCAACGGGGTTATACTGCTACACCAAGATGCCGTTCGGCTTAAAGAATGcgggtgcaacataccaaaggttGATGAACGAAACATTCATTGACGCCATCGGTAAGTACATAGAAGTGTACATGGATGATCTGGTAATCATGAGCAAGGAGGAGAGCGCGATGCTGGCAAATATCCAGAAGACCTTCAACACGCTGCGAAGCGTAAGCATCAAACTGAATCCAGCGAAGTGCTCATTCGgaatggaagaaggaaagttttTGGGCTTCATAGTCACTAAATATGGTTTTAAGGTGAACCCAGAAAAGGTCCAGGCCATAGAAAGGATGCCTTCACCAGCAAACGTCAAAGATATGCAAAAGCTCGCAGGACGATTGGCAGCACTCAATCGGTTCCTAGCTAACCATGCTGCAAAATCCTTCCCATTCATCAAGACCTTGCGCAACTGCATGAAGAAAAACCAGTTccaatggactccggaagcagaaaatgcgttccgcgagatgaaagactgTCTAATCAAGctgccaactctaaccgcaccaaacaaaggAGAACCTTTGGTCATGTACCTCTCAGCTTCCGACAAGGCAGTCGGAGCTGTATTACTTGTTGATCGTCAAGGTGTCCAAACGCCTGTGTATTATGTATCTAGAACCTTGACCGACCCAGAAACCAGATACGCAATCATGGAAAAGCTTGTCCTTGCACTGATTCACGCGTCAAGAAGGCTGCGCAGATATTTCGCCAATCACGTCATCCACGTGCTAACAAACTACAATATTGGGAATATCCTAGCAAGGCCAGAAGTATCAGGAAGGTTGgccaaatgggcaatagagctaGGGGGACACAATGTGGTCTTCAGATCACGCCCATCGATCAAGGGCCAAGTCTTGGCAGATTTTATGACGGAAGTGCCAGACGACAAAGACAGAGAATGCAAGGCGATGGAGAAAGCTGAGAAAAAACAAACGGAAGAGCCATGGCTACTGTACACAGATGGTGCATCCAACGAAGATGGGGCAGGCGCAGGGCTAAGGCTAGTAAGCCCTGACAAACATGAGTTCACATACGCCATACGCCTAGACTTCAAGAGCACAAACAACGAAGCAAAGTACGAAGCCTTTCTGGCCGGCTTGCGTTTGGCGATCAAAATGGGGGTCCGACACATCGAAGCACATGTGGACTCCATGTTAGTAGCAGGCCAAATCAACGGCCAGTATGAAGCCAAGGGCGACATAATGGCACTCTATCTCAGCCAGGCAAAAACGTTGTTACAAACCTTCTATTCCTACAAGGTGCATCACATAAACCGCAGCGAAAACAAGCCGGCAGATGCTTTAAGCAAGCTTGCGTCGACAAGTTTCCAGCACTTGGCAAAGGATGTGCGCATAGAAGTTTTGAGCAACCCATCTGTTCCACTCAGAGAAGTCAGCGTCATCCAAACAGGAACCACGTCCTGGATGACACCCATAATCATGTACTTACAATCCGGGATACTTCCAGAAAATAAAGCTGAGGCGCGGAAAATCCAGTACAAATCAGAACATTATCAGATGGCAGACGGGATACTGTACCGAAAGTCATATCTCGGCCCGCTGCTAAGATGTGTTGATGCCGACGACGCAAATTATCTGATCCGGGAAGTACATGAAGGCATTTG contains the following coding sequences:
- the LOC110919441 gene encoding uncharacterized protein LOC110919441; the protein is MRNKRGQDPNLFCEFHKDTGHLTDDCFSLKQEIERALRDGKLTHLVKGGKRDYRQIQRRDEGPDKKKLRKLETHMVQGGPRRPRKHYNKRAQDDSWREKQVVFPVVRGGPREKRPIVIPGAIGHYQTDYIFIDPGSTADIIYEQCFNQFDQEDKARLEPVDYPLTGFCNEAVFPLGQISFPVLLSDGRNSRTEEVTFMVLPAHSRHDILLGRESQGDFNMICSAPHSAVGFPTETGIALIYASKEVLATDDSRPAKASKPAPRIEAEKWVLNSAYPEQTVTLGPAMSDLTQHRLNVSEDAKPVVHAKRHLGDIKHDAMKEQVLELLSAGIIREVRYQTWVASPVMVKKPNGSWRMCVDYKDLNKACPRDYYALPDIDEKIDSLATFRWKCFLDCYKGYHQVQMAVQDEHKTAFRTPTGLYCYTKMPFGLKNAGATYQRLMNETFIDAIGKYIEVYMDDLVIMSKEESAMLANIQKTFNTLRSVSIKLNPAKCSFGMEEGKFLGFIVTKYGFKVNPEKVQAIERMPSPANVKDMQKLAGRLAALNRFLANHAAKSFPFIKTLRNCMKKNQFQWTPEAENAFREMKDCLIKLPTLTAPNKGEPLVMYLSASDKAVGAVLLVDRQGVQTPVYYVSRTLTDPETRYAIMEKLVLALIHASRRLRRYFANHVIHVLTNYNIGNILARPEVSGRLAKWAIELGGHNVVFRSRPSIKGQVLADFMTEVPDDKDRECKAMEKAEKKQTEEPWLLYTDGASNEDGAGAGLRLVSPDKHEFTYAIRLDFKSTNNEAKYEAFLAGLRLAIKMGVRHIEAHVDSMLVAGQINGQYEAKGDIMALYLSQAKTLLQTFYSYKVHHINRSENKPADALSKLASTSFQHLAKDVRIEVLSNPSVPLREVSVIQTGTTSWMTPIIMYLQSGILPENKAEARKIQYKSEHYQMADGILYRKSYLGPLLRCVDADDANYLIREVHEGICGIHAGPRMVVAKVMNAGYYWPGMHLDAVKELRKCSGCQRHAPKTMRPKNELVPVTTAWPFQQWGIDMVGPFPEAPGAVKFIIVAVDYFTKWVEAKALASTTSAVVKRFIWEQIICRFGLPLRIITDNGTNFAADDLERWFKELNIEHTFSSVAHPQGNGQVEAVNKSIVDGIKARLDEKRRGDNEASNAEKPGKLAPNWEGPYIIDEVLGKGAYKLRTMNDKEVPRTWNAQQLRKCYI